The Cytophagales bacterium genomic sequence CTTGCAAAAGGAATGGTATAGGTTGGTTTAAAAACATCACATTCTAATTTGTATGCATCCAATTTCTCCTTAGCTATTTTTTCCCTTAACTCTGGTTGATCCTTATTCCCTGCCCAGAAAGCATAAGAGAATTGGTTGAACAATATATCAACATGATCAACTTTGGACTTTATTCTTTTTGCATCACTGAGATTACTTATCCAGCAATCATTTGTATTAAGAATGGTAATATCATTAGTTTTAAAACAAGCCCAGGAATCTCCTTCGGTAAAGCGTTCACATAATATTTTAAAATCATTTGAAATGGTAAACCAGGCATTTTTTTTAAGCTCAATTACTTCTTTAAAACCTAATAAATTACAAAAACCAACTACTCGTTTATCTTTAGTATATTGAAACAGAACAGTAATATTTTCTCTGATTTCTTTTGGAATTTTCTTTAGATTAGGGGGAAAAAAATGATCCGGATGTTCATGGGAGAACCAAATGTGTGTTATTTTACTATAATCTTCATATTTAAATTTGGTATCAACCAGTAATTTCCAACCATTGTTAAAAACTGGCCCTTCAAACCAAGGGTCACAGATTACTCTTACATTGGCTTTCTCCATTATAAAAGAGGCGTGGTTGACAAATGTAATTTTCATAGTTACATCTATTTAATATAAGGATTTTGGGGTAAATATATTATATTATAGCCACTCTTCTCAAGATTAGTGAACAAACGTTTATTGATTTTCTTTTTGATAATAATTATACTTATATTTTTATGTCTTCTTAACTTTAATTTACATAACAAATCCTGGTACATTACTTTCTTTTTGATCTTTTTAAATAACCTTGAACTCTTATCTTGTAAAACGCCTCAAAAATTTGATCATACCTTCACCTAGCCATTTCGCCCGCCAATTGATTTGATTGAAATTGTGACTTTTATAGAAATCATAATTATATTTTTTTACAAAAAGAGCTATTTGTTTCGCCTTATCTAAATATAAATTATGATAATAATTATTTATTTGTGCTTTCAAAAAATATAAGAATGCCTTTCCCATATCTTCCTTTTTGTATTTTTTAGTAACTGTGTAACCATCATCACAATAATGATATAAATTAAGTATTTTCAGGGCATTAATAAATTCTTCGGTGAAATCGAATGATCTGAGTATTTTACTAAATACCCTTACCCAATCGTGTGCGAATTTGATATTTTCTGAAATTGATTTACTTGTGTTGTGTAATCTGTATTTAGAAAATATATTTCCCACTTTTAGAATATCATAATTCAAAGTTATTCTTACCAATAAATCAAAATCCATCCCGTAGTCAAGCGATTCATCAAGATAACCGAGTTTTTCAACTACTTGCTTTCTAAAGAAAGAAGAAGGTTGTGGAAAAGGCATGTAGGCCAGATACTTGTATTTTAAGTCTTCCTCTTCGGCCCCTTTTAATATTTCTTTGTCATTTTGATCATTAAAGAGAATTGTTTTCCCATGGATGAGCATTATTGCAGGATAATCCATAAAATATTGCTGAGCCATATGTAATGCATTGGGCGCTAAAAGATCATCGCTATTGATCCAGGTTATTATATCGCCTTTGGCTTTTTTTAGTCCTTTATTGATGGCGTTACTTTGACCTGTATCGGGTTCACTTATCCAGTAATTGACATGCTTTTCATATTTTTTTATAATTTCTAAAGTATTATCAGTACTTCCGCCATCAATAATAATATATTCCAGGTTAGGATAATTCTGATTGATAACAGATTGAATGGTTTGCTCTATATATTGTGCCTGATTGTAGGATGGGGTGATGATGGATATTTTAGGATTGATCATTGATTGGAAGCTTTAAAAAAAATCTATAAAATATAAGCTGTAAAGGTAAATATAAATTCAAAGAATTTTGAGGTCAGTTGTTCTGAGTTTGGTGAATTAAGTATCACAATTCCAATAATCATTGAGGTTTTTTATTTTTAAATAGCTATCTTGCATATCCATTTGATGATTAACTATCCCTACATCTAAAAAGATCAACTTTTTAGGTTTTTTTCTCGTGCCAATTATTGGTAAATCTATTGATTTAGTTCCCTGCACAGGGTATAATAATTAATGATCTTTCTATTAAATACACCCATTTTGTTACAAAATATGTAATAAAATGGTGCCAGTATATGACAAATTTAATTATAAAACAAAAATTGATAACAGATAAAATGGTTTGCTCTATATATTTTGCCTGATTGTATGAAGGGGTGATGATCGTTATTTTGTGTTTGATCATTGATTGACAGTTAAAAAAATCATAAGATATTTTCATACAATGCATCATATTCTTCAACCTTACCTTGGTTTCTAAATGAGACCACCAGGTCTGCTAACTTAAAGGAGTTGTTTCTAAGAAATTCATCTACCTGATGATACTGACATCCATCTTGATAAATTTCATGATTGTTCATTTCTAGTAATACATATCTGGTTTTTAAAAGAGATATTATTGCTCCTTTTAAAATTGATAATTCGGTACCTTGTGTATCTATTTTAATCAATAAAATATTTTTGGCATTATCAAATTCTTTATCAACTGTTGTAACTTCAACATTTTGTTTTTCTACAAGCTGGAATTTTGATTTATGTTCATCCGGGAATAAATTTATTTGGAAATCATTTAATTCATTTAATGAGGATGATAAACTATTTTCGGTAACATTTAATATGGCGTTGCCCTGTTTTTCACCTAAAGCCATGTTTTTTAGTATAATATTTTTATAATTACTACACTTTAATTTTGCAAATTCAAATAATTTAAGATAGGGTTCGTAACTATAAACTTTCAAATCTTTGTAATGCTTTGCAAAAAACAGGGAAGTATCACCATTTGCACAACCAATATCTATTATTACCGATCCTTTTAAATCGGTTTTTCGCTTTTTTATTAAATTTACTGTTCTGAATAAATGTTCTGAAGGATTTGTAAAAAAGTTATCTTTAACATAATAATAGATAAATTGATTGATTTGAAAGGGAAATAAACAAAATTTGATTGCATATTTAGCAATAATCTTAAATAGGTTCATAATACAAGCATTCTTTTTGCCCATAACGGTAATGTATGTATCATCATAAAAATAAGGTATGCAAAAATATACCAGTTTATGAATTCCTCAATAAGGGTATAAAGAAAAAAATAAAATTTACCAAATAATACATACGACCAAAAAGTAATGATAATACCTATCAGCGCAAGCATTGTAGGTGTTCTTATTACATTATTGTCACTACATGAATGTTGTGTTACATTGTTGTACTTTACCCAAGCTAATAGCTGGGGTATAGCAAATATTAAGAAAATAAATTTATAGTCAAAATTATTTCCGATCAAAAATGTGCCGATATAAATACAAGCGCCTATTTTAAAGCTGAAAAAATGGTCTTTTTGAAGGCTCCGGGTACTCCCTGAGTGCCCGGATTCTTCAAAAAGATTTACTTTATTGAGCAAGGCCGATTTTTGCTTTTTTACTATAAACAATAATGTTAATATGAGAACAGCTATTGTAGCGTAAGCAATTATTTTTATAGGTATCAAAGAAAATATATTATGAAATATGGGATAGTAATCCAATAAATTTAAAAAAACAAGGCAGCCATATTGCGTTGCTACAGATATTGACCAATACTTTTCCTTAAGAAGATGACTTATGTAAATAATATCCTGCAGGTTGAAAAAAATATAAATGATGCCAATAGAAAGTAAAACAAAAAAAAGGATCAATGATGGCTTCCTTCTCTCATTAAAAAATGCTGCGATTGTTGCAAATGGATATAATTTTAAAAATGAAGCAAGCATCAAAAATGTACATGACCAAAAAACAGTATATTTTTTTTTGACAATTAAAACAGAAAGAGCACATAATATAAAAATGAACAAGTCAGGATTACAACGTTCTACTGCCAGCATGATCGGAGGTGAACACATTATTAAACCATAATATATTCCTTCATTGACATTTAATTTACCAATTAACCAAAAAGTAAAAACATAAAATATGGTAACAATTCCAATAGCTATAGCAATAATGTTATCATACGAAAAAGGGAGATATGAAAAAAGAAGCCACATTCTTGGGTAAGAATAATTTTCATGATAAGGATGACATGGGTTAGTGCTTAATACATCATATCCTTTTCTATAACACTCAAAAATTGAAATATTGATGTTTAAATCCAAAAATAAAGTTTTTGCTGCAGGCACACCAAAATACTGCCAGAAATTGGTGTAATCCATAAAAAAAGATGAAACATATATTGCAATAAAATATAATGTTATTACTAATAATAAAACCACCCTGCCATCAACTCTGGATTTCTTAGAGATAAAAAGTATCAATTTATCTGCAGCGTTATTGATAAACTTTATTAAATATTTCATGTGAATCTATAGCTTTTATTTTCATTTTTTACTTAATAATAGCATCCTTCTTGCCCATAGAGGTGATATATGTATCATCATATAAATAACGTATGCAAAAATATACCAGTTTATTAATTCCTCTATAAAGATCCAAACAAAAAAATAAAATTTACTAAATAATACAGTTGACCAAATAGTGATGATAATACCCGCCAGTACAAGCATCGTAATGGTTCTTATTTCATTGTTGTACTTTACCCAGGCTAATAGCTGGGGTATGGCAAATATTAAGAACATAAATTTATAGTCATAATTATTTCCGATCAAAAATGTGCCGATATAAATAGAAGCACTTATCTTAAAATTGAATAAATGTTTCTGAACCGTCCCCATTATTAAATCGGAGTTTAATTTCTGGTTTTTTATGATATATATCAGTGTGAATATAAGTATAGCTACTATGGTGTAAGAAATTATTTTTGCAGGGATTACAGAAAATATATAATGAAAGAAAGGGTAGTAATTCAAAAAATCAAATAAAACAAGACAGCCATATTCTGCCACAACATATTTTGACCAAAACTTTTCTTGAAGATTATGACTTATATAAATAATGTCCTGCAGGTTTAAGAATATATAAATGATACCAATAGAGAGTAAAATAAAAAAAGCGATTAAAGATGGCTTTTTTTTCTCATTAAAAAATGCTATGATTGTTGCGAATGGATAAAGCTTTAAAAATGAAGCAAGCATCAAAAATGTATATGCCCAAAAAGCAGGATACTTTTTTTTGACAACTAAAACAGCAAGGGCACATAATATAAAGATATATATGTCAGGATGACAATATTTTACTGCCAGCATGATTGGAGGCGAGCACATTATTAACCCATAATATATTCCCTCATTAATATTTAATCTACCAACTAACCAAAAAATAGAAGAATAAAATATTGTAATAATACCAATAGCTATACCAACAGTACTATCAGTCGACACATGAAGATTTGAAAAAAGAAGCCAAATTCTTGGATAAGAAAAATATCCATGATAAGGGGTACATGGGTTAGGGCTTAATACATCATACCCTTTGCTGGAACAGTCTAAAACTGAGATTATATAGTTTAGATCCATAAACAAAGTTTCTGCCTTAAATACACCTAAATACAACCAGAATTTGTCGTAATCCATAAAAAAAGATGAAACATAAATTGCAATAAAATAGAAGCTTATAAATAATAACAGAATTATTCTGCCATCAAGATTAGAAGGTTTTGAGATGAAAAGTGCAAATTTATCACCAGCGTCATTAAGAAACTTAGTTAGATAATTTGAAAATTTGGTAATTTGAAAATTTGTAGAGTACATGATCAGAACGTAAATGAATTATTGTATTCTCAAATTATTTTTTGTAAATTTACACAAAAAAATCAAATATGCATAACGCTGGTAAAAAGGCTATAATAGCCGGCCACACCGGACAAGATGGGAGTTATCTATATAAATACCTCCATGAAAAGGGCTGTAATATTATTGGAATAGCCAGTAAGTCTATTGATACAACTCACCACCAACCGGGTTTGAGCAAACATATTAATATTGTTGAAAGAGAAAGTGTATATAAGCTTATTGATAATTACCAACCAGACGAAATCTATTATTTAGCGGCAGTACATCAGTCTTCAATTGATATTCAATATGATGAATCTGAATTATTTAAAAAAAGTATTGAAATAAATTTAATTGCTCTTATCAACTTTTTAGAAGGAATAAAGAAGTATTCAAAAAGCACCAGGTTATTTTATGCTGCTTCTTCCCACATTTTTGGCAATCCAACTGAAAGTCCCCAAAATGAGCTCACTCCTTTTAGACCAAACTGCATATATGGAATTACCAAAACCGCTGGAGTGAATACCTGCCACTTTTATCGTACTAACTATGGTATTATGGCAAGTATAGGGATATTCTATAATCACGAGTCACCGATTCGCTCATCAAAGTTTGTTTCAAAGAAGATAGTAGAAACAGCAGTTGCTATTAAAAACAAAACACAACACCATCTGGTTATTGGTGATCTTAATGCCAAAATTGATTGGGGATATGCTTTAGATTATGTTAAAGCTATGCACAAAATACTTCAGCTAAATATTGCCGATGATTTTATTATTTCAAGCGGTTCTATTCATACAGTTGGGGATTTTGTTAGAGGGGTTTTTGGATACCTCGGATTAGACTGGTCAGAATATGTAAAAGAGGACCCTAACCTGATCACTAAAAAACCTAAAAAAAATCTTTATGGTAATAATCAAAAACTAAAAACAATGACGGGCTGGGACAATACTGTTAGTTTTAATGAATTAATTGAAATTATGGTTGATGCCGAATTAAAAAAAGTTGGCAGCTTGGCCCCGTTAGATAAATAATTGGAGGCTTTGAAAAACCCATGAAAATTAAAAAAAAGCATGAAGACACTGATTTTTATCCCTACTTACAACGAGTCTGAAAATATTGAACAAATCTATAATGAGTTAATTGAACTTCGGCTTAATACCGACATTTTATTCTTAGATGATAACTCCCCTGATGGAACGGGAAAAATTATTGATAAATTGGTTAAAAATTCATCAACTACATACGTTATTCACCGTTCAGGAAAACTTGGCATAGGCAGTGCACATCTTGATGGTATAAATTGGGCGCTTAATAATCATTATGAGACGCTTATTACGATGGATTGCGATTTTACGCATTCGCCAGGCTATATAGTTGATTTTATCAAAAACTCAACCAACTACGATATAGTAATTGGCTCACGTTATATGCAAAAAGATAGTCTAAAATCCTGGAATTTATTCAGAAAATCACTTACGTTATTAGGTCATATTCTCACCTCTGTATTATTAGGTATGCGATATGACGCAAGTGGAGCTTTCCGTCTTTATCGGCTCGACAAAATTAATAAAGGGATTTTTAACTTAGTTGTTTCCAAAGGTTACTCTTTCTTTTTCGAGAGTCTTTTTATTTTGCATCTAAACAATTGTTCAATAAAAGAAATTCCTATTCATTTACCAGCCCGCACATATGGGCATTCTAAAATGACAATCAAAGATATGTGGAAAAGTCTTACATATTTATTAAGTATGTCAATTAGAAATTTGTTCAACAAAAAGTCCTTAATCTATAGCGAAAAAACTATCTCAGAAACTTTACAAGATTGGGAACTTTATTGGGCAAAAAAAGAGGACTCCAGCAATATTATATTCGATATTATCGCTAGATTCTACCGAAAGTTCATTCTCAAAAACATCCTTAATCATTTCATTAAAAAGCATTTCACCCGAGACCAGGAAGTACTACATGCGGGATGTGGAAGTGGGCAGGTAGATGTAGATATAGCAACATATATCCATATCACTGCTTTAGATATTTCTACTACTGCGTTGAGTATTTATAAAAGTATACATAAAAATAAATGCAAAATAGTACACGGCAGTATTTTCAATCTTCCATTTGAAAATGAAACTTTTGATGGTATTTATAATCTCGGTGTGATGGAACATTTTACAGAAGAAGAAATTCACCAAATTCTACTTGAATTTAAGCGTGTACTTAAACCTGATGCTATAATGGTTATTCTTTGGCCGCCTACATTTGGTTTAACTGTGATGGTACTGGATATTGCTCATTTTGTACTTAATAAAATATTGAAAAGAAATATCAAACTTCATCCTGATGAAATTACGAGAGTAAAATCTCAGGCACATGTAAAAAATATATTTGAGAAGGCAGGATTCGCTTTGCAAGCGTATTATTTTGGTAGTAGAGACTTTTTTACGCAAGCTGTGATTGTGGTTCAAAAAGTTAAATGATTTTAATGACTATTTGCACAATATAAAAATATTAACCAATACTGCAATATTTATGTCGTTATGTATAAAACTGAGTTCCCCTGTCCGATATGCGGAGTAAATGACATAGATGTAGTTTGCCCTGATGATATTGGAAATGAGAAAGTAACATTTAATTATGATTTCTCTAAAAAGCACAATCTTACTTATCGAATTGTAAGATGCAAAAAATGTACGCATTGCTATGCTTCTCCACGGCCAAAAGATATTTATAAAAATTACATAGATGTAGTAGATGAGGCTTATCTTGCCAATGAAACACAGTATTTAGCAACTTTTCGTAAAGGATTAAAAAAAATTAATGATTATATTCCTTCCGGCCGATTACTCGATGTTGGCTGCTCAACCGGAATCTTTTTAACTGCTGCAAAAGAATTTTATCAGGTTGAAGGTATTGAATTATCAAATTGGGCAGCATCAATAGCTCGTAAAAAAGGGTTTAATATCTATAAGTGCAAATTAGGTGAGATGAATATGAATTCGTTATACGATATTGTAACCATGTGGGGGGTAATTGAACATTTTGAATATCCGGATAAAGAGATAAAAAATATTTCAAAATTGCTGAGAGAAGGGGGGATTGTTTGTTTATGGACTGGCGACATTAGTTCATGTCCAGCAAGATTATTAGGTAAAAAATGGTGGTATTATCAAGGACAACACATTCAAATGTTTTCAAAAAAATCTATTATTAAATTATTTGAAGACAATGGGTTCAAATTATTAAATATGAGTATTTACCCTTACGTAATGACAATGAAATCTATTAGTAAATCACTGGCACGTTATCCATTGATCCATCGCTTTACAAAACCGATATTATCCAGCAAATTTTTATCTGATAAAATGATCACTATTAAAGTACCAGGTGAAATGTTTGCGATATTTAAAAAAAAATGACTATTACCTAAAAATCTAAATTAAAAAAAAACAACTTAAATTGTAATCATTATTAACATCATGCATCAAATTATCAGTTACTGGATGCTGGTTACTGGGTGCTGGTTGACCCTATTGTTATTAATTTTTGCAATATATTATCTTAATGCAGCCCTTTATTCACAATAGGACGTACTTTTCCTCTTTTTGTCTATTCTTCTCTTTACTTTAAATTGTAAGTGAGTGAATATCAAGTAGTTAGCTGCTATCAAAGATACATTTTTGGGTGTCTCGGCTTATATTTGCGGCATATTGTACGCAAAAAACTGAACAAAAGCGGAAGCGCCAGTTTGTTATACCGTTCACCTCACCCCCCAGCCCCCTCTCCACTGACCCCGATACGCTTCGCAACGGGGCAGGCGTGGAGAGGGGGAGTTTTTTCTGATTTCTTTTTTTGTTCCTCTGCTGTCTTGATTATAATAGATGTCTTCAATATTTTATGTTCTACCCTTCAAAGTTCCCCCTCTACACGTTAGTGGAGAGGGGGGTAGGGGGTGAGGTGAAATCGTTAATTTAAGCAGGGTCTTTAAAATATAAATTGCCTAATCGTTTCATCCCGAGCTTACTCTGGATCATAGTTGGGTATGCTCTTGCATTTGATGTTGATTTTGGGTGTCACATTGGCGAAAACAAGACAATAAAAAAAAATTATACAATTTCAATGCGCGGTAATGGAAAAATAAGCTTACCGCCAGCCTGTAAAAAACCCTGCTCTTTTTTGATTATTCCTTCCCTAAAGTGCCAGGGCAATACTAAAAAATAATCCGGTTTCATTAATTTTGCTTCCTGCTCAGAAATGATCGGAATGTGGGTGAATGGAGTATATGCACCAAATTTTTCTTCGTTTACCTCTGCAATACAATTTGATTCATAACCTTTTTTACAATATGCTCCAAATGCTTCACCATAGACTGATTAAGGCCCGATCTATACCCATAATTATCACCATACATCTCTTCATGGCTGTAAGTGTGATTGAGCTGGACCAAATCACAGACCCTATCATCAGCATTGTTTTTATGGCATTTTACCAATTCTAAGGGGCCTGATGTAATTTTATCAGTTATTGTTTTTGGAAATACCCCTGTTAATGACTGCTCACCAAGATGTAATAGGGATACAAGGTTTTTATTCCCGCAAATTCTACACTGACTTGTTTTTTTAAACATACGAATAAGTTAGTATTAGTATGTGAAATTATTTAATTGTGCCGGCTTATTAATATCAACGATCTTATACAAAGGTACTCTCCCATAAAAAGATGCCCACATGGTAAATGTGCTTGGCGGGCCCATAATGTAATCACAAGACGCTAATGTATAAAGATCTTCAATAAAATGACCTGTTCCAAAAAGGGTTTTGAGTCCGGTAAACATTTCTGGATCCTGTTTTTCATCCGAGCATATTAAAAACACTATACTTTTATTTTTAAATAAATCTTTAACCTGCCTCATTATTTCAGCATAAATTTCAGTAGAATAAAAATATTTCCCTCCTTCAAATGTCTTATAATCACCCTTACGAATATGCACACCAACTATGAGGTCTGCTGACCCTCTGGCTATTTTGGTAAGGTTTTCAACATTAGTTAAATATTTTTTTTCAGGTGTAAAAATCGTTCTTATCTGGCTGGCATGTTTAACAAAATTTTGTTCATCTCTGAACAACCAACCCTGAACAAAGAGAAGCTTTTTTTTTGCTTTATTAATAAAAAAATCATCGTTTAAATCAAGGGATTGATGCCAATCTAAAAAAATAGTTTCACATATAGGACCTCGGGATGGTAATAAGGCTATTATCCTGGCTAAATAATATACTGATATGTAAAATATTTTTCTTAAAAATGTACTTTTTATCCAGGTTCTTTTAAAGGGGTATCGACAAAAGAAATCCTGCCGTATTTTTGGATAATACCGGGCAAACTCATCAAAAGAAGGGTTTATGATACTGTACCCATGTTCAATAGCATTGGCTAAAAAGGCTGCAAAGGTAAATAATCTGTTTCCTAATTGCCCTGGTTTCGAAGCTATTATTATCATAAAAAAATTCAGAGTTGCTTTGCAGCCAGTAAAGAATCGTATAAATCAGCATAATTTGCATACATTTTTTTAACATCATATTTTTCTTTTACAACGCTTGTAGCATTCATTCCTATTTCCCTGGTTTTATACAAATTAGCTATGGTAGCATTTATTTTCGAGAGCAAGTCTTCTTCATTTTGGCTTTCGAATAAAATGCCGTTGTCAAACTCCAGTAATTCAACTATACCACCGAGCTTAGAACCAATGACACAAACACCGCATGCCATGGCTTCTAATATCGTAATCGGAAAGTTATCAGCAAGGGATGGAAATACTAAAATATCTGATAAATTATAAAGATAAGCTAATCGTCTTCTACTGTTAATGAATCCCAGATTTAAGATTTTCTCACAATTTTTGTTTTGAAGCGAACCTGGAAATGATTGACCAATATTGATTAAATAAAAAGGGGATTGAATTTCTTTAAAGATTTGTAAAAAAATGTTGCTCCCTTTAAAAGGAGAATTGGCATTAAAGAAAATTATTCGGGGAATTTTCCATTTTTTAACCTTTTCATTGTTGAAAATATCAAGATCTATTCCATAGGGAAGGTGTTTAACATTAATATTATTATTATTATATACAAATGAATTGGTAAAGCAATCTTTTAGCCATCGAGAAGGAATAGTTATTAACAATTTAGGAGCTATTTGTTTTAATATACTCTTTTTTTTCTGCAAAAAATGTTGTCTGCGATCAATAACAGGGTTATTTAGAGGATAATTCGCTATATAAGGTGTGGTTCCTATGCCAATTTTATAATTATCGTTCTCAAATGTATAAGCTTCACCACCGGTCATGATCCACATGTCATGCAGCGTCCAAACGATGTATTTATCTTTTGCTATTAATAGCAAGCTCTCTATATCAAAATAACTTCCATGTATATTATGTAGGTGTACTATATCACATTCCTTGTAATAGGGATTATCTTTTAGTTTTTTATATGTGAAATGAAACTCATCACCCAAAAAGAAAATTTCTCTAAAGTTTTTTTTTATATTTAATTTCCAAATTACTTTATCAGAAAATGCCAGACAATGATCTAAAATATTTTTAGGAAAACAATAAACTTTCGGGGAAACATTATATTTTGTTTTACAAAGTAAACAACTATCCATTTTGCTGTGATGCACAAAATTAAGTGCAAACTGTTCAGCGCCACCCCATTGATCAAAAGTATTAATATGAAGTATTTTCATAATAATGCCATAGTGAAAACATCAGGTTTTCACTAAATAACAAACACCATGAGCACTTTGGAAAACTCTCACAGACAATTTATTCTCTGCCAAAAATTCA encodes the following:
- a CDS encoding NAD-dependent epimerase/dehydratase family protein translates to MHNAGKKAIIAGHTGQDGSYLYKYLHEKGCNIIGIASKSIDTTHHQPGLSKHINIVERESVYKLIDNYQPDEIYYLAAVHQSSIDIQYDESELFKKSIEINLIALINFLEGIKKYSKSTRLFYAASSHIFGNPTESPQNELTPFRPNCIYGITKTAGVNTCHFYRTNYGIMASIGIFYNHESPIRSSKFVSKKIVETAVAIKNKTQHHLVIGDLNAKIDWGYALDYVKAMHKILQLNIADDFIISSGSIHTVGDFVRGVFGYLGLDWSEYVKEDPNLITKKPKKNLYGNNQKLKTMTGWDNTVSFNELIEIMVDAELKKVGSLAPLDK
- a CDS encoding DUF2029 domain-containing protein — translated: MKYLIKFINNAADKLILFISKKSRVDGRVVLLLVITLYFIAIYVSSFFMDYTNFWQYFGVPAAKTLFLDLNINISIFECYRKGYDVLSTNPCHPYHENYSYPRMWLLFSYLPFSYDNIIAIAIGIVTIFYVFTFWLIGKLNVNEGIYYGLIMCSPPIMLAVERCNPDLFIFILCALSVLIVKKKYTVFWSCTFLMLASFLKLYPFATIAAFFNERRKPSLILFFVLLSIGIIYIFFNLQDIIYISHLLKEKYWSISVATQYGCLVFLNLLDYYPIFHNIFSLIPIKIIAYATIAVLILTLLFIVKKQKSALLNKVNLFEESGHSGSTRSLQKDHFFSFKIGACIYIGTFLIGNNFDYKFIFLIFAIPQLLAWVKYNNVTQHSCSDNNVIRTPTMLALIGIIITFWSYVLFGKFYFFLYTLIEEFINWYIFAYLIFMMIHTLPLWAKRMLVL
- a CDS encoding glycosyltransferase — protein: MINPKISIITPSYNQAQYIEQTIQSVINQNYPNLEYIIIDGGSTDNTLEIIKKYEKHVNYWISEPDTGQSNAINKGLKKAKGDIITWINSDDLLAPNALHMAQQYFMDYPAIMLIHGKTILFNDQNDKEILKGAEEEDLKYKYLAYMPFPQPSSFFRKQVVEKLGYLDESLDYGMDFDLLVRITLNYDILKVGNIFSKYRLHNTSKSISENIKFAHDWVRVFSKILRSFDFTEEFINALKILNLYHYCDDGYTVTKKYKKEDMGKAFLYFLKAQINNYYHNLYLDKAKQIALFVKKYNYDFYKSHNFNQINWRAKWLGEGMIKFLRRFTR
- a CDS encoding DUF2029 domain-containing protein; protein product: MYSTNFQITKFSNYLTKFLNDAGDKFALFISKPSNLDGRIILLLFISFYFIAIYVSSFFMDYDKFWLYLGVFKAETLFMDLNYIISVLDCSSKGYDVLSPNPCTPYHGYFSYPRIWLLFSNLHVSTDSTVGIAIGIITIFYSSIFWLVGRLNINEGIYYGLIMCSPPIMLAVKYCHPDIYIFILCALAVLVVKKKYPAFWAYTFLMLASFLKLYPFATIIAFFNEKKKPSLIAFFILLSIGIIYIFLNLQDIIYISHNLQEKFWSKYVVAEYGCLVLFDFLNYYPFFHYIFSVIPAKIISYTIVAILIFTLIYIIKNQKLNSDLIMGTVQKHLFNFKISASIYIGTFLIGNNYDYKFMFLIFAIPQLLAWVKYNNEIRTITMLVLAGIIITIWSTVLFSKFYFFVWIFIEELINWYIFAYVIYMMIHISPLWARRMLLLSKK
- a CDS encoding glycosyltransferase encodes the protein MKTLIFIPTYNESENIEQIYNELIELRLNTDILFLDDNSPDGTGKIIDKLVKNSSTTYVIHRSGKLGIGSAHLDGINWALNNHYETLITMDCDFTHSPGYIVDFIKNSTNYDIVIGSRYMQKDSLKSWNLFRKSLTLLGHILTSVLLGMRYDASGAFRLYRLDKINKGIFNLVVSKGYSFFFESLFILHLNNCSIKEIPIHLPARTYGHSKMTIKDMWKSLTYLLSMSIRNLFNKKSLIYSEKTISETLQDWELYWAKKEDSSNIIFDIIARFYRKFILKNILNHFIKKHFTRDQEVLHAGCGSGQVDVDIATYIHITALDISTTALSIYKSIHKNKCKIVHGSIFNLPFENETFDGIYNLGVMEHFTEEEIHQILLEFKRVLKPDAIMVILWPPTFGLTVMVLDIAHFVLNKILKRNIKLHPDEITRVKSQAHVKNIFEKAGFALQAYYFGSRDFFTQAVIVVQKVK
- a CDS encoding class I SAM-dependent methyltransferase, which codes for MYKTEFPCPICGVNDIDVVCPDDIGNEKVTFNYDFSKKHNLTYRIVRCKKCTHCYASPRPKDIYKNYIDVVDEAYLANETQYLATFRKGLKKINDYIPSGRLLDVGCSTGIFLTAAKEFYQVEGIELSNWAASIARKKGFNIYKCKLGEMNMNSLYDIVTMWGVIEHFEYPDKEIKNISKLLREGGIVCLWTGDISSCPARLLGKKWWYYQGQHIQMFSKKSIIKLFEDNGFKLLNMSIYPYVMTMKSISKSLARYPLIHRFTKPILSSKFLSDKMITIKVPGEMFAIFKKK
- a CDS encoding FkbM family methyltransferase, whose amino-acid sequence is MGKKNACIMNLFKIIAKYAIKFCLFPFQINQFIYYYVKDNFFTNPSEHLFRTVNLIKKRKTDLKGSVIIDIGCANGDTSLFFAKHYKDLKVYSYEPYLKLFEFAKLKCSNYKNIILKNMALGEKQGNAILNVTENSLSSSLNELNDFQINLFPDEHKSKFQLVEKQNVEVTTVDKEFDNAKNILLIKIDTQGTELSILKGAIISLLKTRYVLLEMNNHEIYQDGCQYHQVDEFLRNNSFKLADLVVSFRNQGKVEEYDALYENIL
- a CDS encoding glycosyltransferase, with protein sequence MKILHINTFDQWGGAEQFALNFVHHSKMDSCLLCKTKYNVSPKVYCFPKNILDHCLAFSDKVIWKLNIKKNFREIFFLGDEFHFTYKKLKDNPYYKECDIVHLHNIHGSYFDIESLLLIAKDKYIVWTLHDMWIMTGGEAYTFENDNYKIGIGTTPYIANYPLNNPVIDRRQHFLQKKKSILKQIAPKLLITIPSRWLKDCFTNSFVYNNNNINVKHLPYGIDLDIFNNEKVKKWKIPRIIFFNANSPFKGSNIFLQIFKEIQSPFYLINIGQSFPGSLQNKNCEKILNLGFINSRRRLAYLYNLSDILVFPSLADNFPITILEAMACGVCVIGSKLGGIVELLEFDNGILFESQNEEDLLSKINATIANLYKTREIGMNATSVVKEKYDVKKMYANYADLYDSLLAAKQL